The Parambassis ranga chromosome 1, fParRan2.1, whole genome shotgun sequence genome includes a region encoding these proteins:
- the mri1 gene encoding methylthioribose-1-phosphate isomerase, giving the protein MTLEAIRYRSGSLQILNQLLLPHQTAYDDIRSVQDAYEAIKSMKVRGAPAIAIVGCLSLAVELRAGAGGDDPVTFIRESLCQLTSARPTAVNMGRAARELMEFAENESMEKNSEQLRESVISWIEDMLERDVNDNRKIGNYGAQHILSGVPRDSVTILTHCNTGSLATAGYGTALGVVRSLHALGRLKRVYCTETRPYNQGSRLTAYEAVAEGIPATLITDSMAALTMREMDITAVVVGADRVVANGDTANKVGTYQLAIAAKHHGIPFYVAAPSTSCDLSLESGRDIIIEVRPPEELTSINGVPIAAPGIEVWNPAFDVTPHQLITGGIITELGVFLPSELQAALTGRLTAL; this is encoded by the exons ATGACGCTGGAAGCGATCCGCTACCGGTCCGGGTCTTTGCAGATCCtcaaccagctgctgctgccacaccaGACCGCGTATGATGACATCCGCTCGGTGCAGGACGCCTACGAGGCCATCAAGTCCATGAAG GTGCGTGGAGCTCCTGCCATCGCCATCGTCGGCTGCCTCAGCCTGGCTGTGGAGCTGCGGGCAGGCGCAGGGGGCGATGACCCTGTGACCTTCATCAGGGAGTCTCTGTGTCAGCTGACCTCGGCTAGGCCCACCGCCGTCAACATGGGCCGCGCCGCCCGCGAGCTGATGGAGTTTGCAGAAAACGAGAGCATGGAGAAGAACTCGGAGCAACTCAGAGAAAG TGTAATTTCCTGGATCGAAGACATGTTGGAGCGTGACGTCAACGACAACAGGAAGATTGGAAACTATGGAGCCCAGCACATACTGTCTGGCGTCCCGAGGGACTCTGTGACCATCCTCACACACTGCAACACCGGCTCGCTGGCCACAGCAGGATACGGGACTGCACTGG gcgTGGTGAGAAGCCTCCATGCACTGGGTAGACTGAAGCGTGTTTACTGCACGGAGACGAGGCCATACAACCAGGGCTCCAGACTGACGGCGTATGAGGCGGTAGCAGAGGGAATCCCTGCCACACTCATCACAGACAGCATGGCCGCCCTCACTATGAGAGAGATGGACATCACAG CTGTGGTGGTGGGTGCTGACAGGGTGGTTGCCAACGGCGACACAGCTAACAAGGTGGGCACGTACCAGCTGGCCATCGCCGCGAAGCACCACGGGATTCCTTTCTATGTGGCGGCACCCAGCACATCATGTGACTTGAGCCTGGAGAGCGGCAGGGACATCATCATCGAAGTGCGCCCCCCTGAGGAGCTCACCAGTATAAACGGAGTCCCCATCGCTGCCCCAG GTATCGAGGTGTGGAACCCAGCATTTGACGTGACCCCTCACCAGCTCATCACAGGAGGCATCATCACAGAGCTGGGAGTCTTCCTCCCCTCTGAGCTCCAGGCGGCGCTCACCGGCCGCCTCACTGCCCTCTAA
- the c1h19orf53 gene encoding leydig cell tumor 10 kDa protein homolog, which produces MAQKKKHRVYFRLASMAQGSQKFKAQRPGASKKQQQNKQKWPKKGGRIIAPKKAQVVQQQKLKKGLEIAIRNKIEQEVTQKASTSLHKPLSVIKGPEGKGKPGAARPGTSSK; this is translated from the exons ATggcgcagaagaagaaacaccgtgtatacttccggttagcaagCATGGCTCAAGGGTCTCAGAAGTTTAAAGCTCAGCGGCCAGGAGCGTCtaagaaacaacaacagaacaaacaGAAATGGCCGAAGAAAGGAG GGAGGATCATTGCACCAAAGAAGGCTCAGGTGGTTCAGCAGCAGAAGCTGAAAAAG GGTCTGGAAATTGCTATCAGGAACAAGAttgaacaggaagtgacccAGAAAGCCAGCACCTCTCTCCACAAGCCGCTGAGTGTTATTAAAGGGCCTGAGGGCAAAGGAAAGCCAGGAGCAGCCCGTCCTGGAACCAGCTCCAAATAG
- the LOC114437681 gene encoding regulator of G-protein signaling 5: MCKGLSSLPSSCREKAKEMRVKLSHLAENHHKQKVQDGKLPQDLETLLNNKGGLQVFLGFLRSEFSEENLEFWLACEDYRVSPSSLQKTKASSIYNLFINPDAPKEVNLDAETREALLTVMDSPGVDTFCMAQQRIYSLMAKDSFPRFLRSHHCMEAIKAF; this comes from the exons ATGTGTAAAGGGCTCTCCTCGCTGCCCTCCTCATGTCGGGAGAA GGCAAAAGAGATGCGGGTGAAGTTAAGCCACCTGGCTGAGAACCACCACAAGCAGAA GGTTCAGGATGGAAAACTTCCTCAGGACCTAGAGACTCTTTTAAACAACAAAG GTGGTCTGCAGGTGTTTCTTGGCTTTCTGCGTTCAGAGTTTAGTGAGGAGAACCTCGAGTTCTGGCTGGCTTGCGAGGACTACCGGGTTTCCCCTTCCAGCCTGCAGAAGACCAAGGCCAGCAGCATTTACAACCTGTTCATCAACCCTGATGCCCcaaaggag GTGAACCTGGACGCTGAGACCCGTGAGGCTCTGCTGACCGTGATGGACTCTCCGGGTGTGGACACATTCTGCATGGCACAGCAGAGGAtctacagtctgatggccaagGATTCCTTCCCACGTTTCCTGCGCTCACACCACTGCATGGAGGCCATCAAGGCTTTTTAA
- the slc25a23a gene encoding calcium-binding mitochondrial carrier protein SCaMC-1, whose amino-acid sequence MGPQRTWIPWVRCQDGGESPDTDKDREKRWAELFDQLDLNKDGHLDISELRAGLAGRGLSKGSLERLVKAGDTNQDGVLDFEEFTQYLRTHEKQLKLMFRRLDSNNDGEIDIAEIQNCLKNIGVNISVEDATRILLSMDKDGTMTIDWNEWRDHFLLNPLTNMEDVARYWKRSMMLDLGEQLTVPDDFSEEEKKSGYVWRQLMAGAMAGSVSRTGTAPLDRLKVFRQVHGSTDFKGNVLSGFQYMLKEGGVWSLWRGNGINVLKIAPETAIKFTAYEQIKNVMRGGDESRNLRIHERFVAGSLAGATAQTAIYPMEVLKTRLTLRKTGQFSGIADCAKQILQREGVTAFYKGYVPNLLSIVPYAGIDLAVYETLKFAWLNRNRGLADPGVMVLVGCGAVSSTCGQLASYPLALIRTRMQAQASVKGTPKLSMLALIHNIVTKEGVAGLYRGISPNLLKVIPAVSVSYVVYEYTRILLGVDIEGGI is encoded by the exons ATGGGACCCCAGCGGACTTGGATCCCTTGGGTGCGCTGTCAGGATGGAGGAGAATCCCCCGATACGGATAAGGACAGGGAGAAGCGCTGGGCTGAGCTGTTTGACCAGCTGGACCTCAACAAAGATGGACACCTTGACATCAGTGAACTGCGGGCAGGGCTGGCAGGTCGAGGGCTTTCCAAAGGCTCCTTGGAGAGG CTCGTGAAGGCCGGTGACACAAACCAGGATGGAGTGTTGGACTTTGAAGAATTTACTCAGTATCTTCGCACTCATGAAAAGCAGCTGAAGCTAATGTTTCGCAGGCTGGACAGCAATAACGATG GTGAGATAGACATAGCAGAGATTCAGAACTGTCTGAAAAACATTGGTGTGAACATCAGTGTGGAGGATGCCACCAGGATTTTGCTCAG TATGGACAAGGACGGTACGATGACCATTGACTGGAACGAGTGGCGAGACCACTTCCTGCTCAACCCTctcacaaacatggaggacgtgGCTCGCTACTGGAAGCGCTCAATG ATGTTGGATTTAGGCGAGCAGCTGACGGTCCCAGATGATTTTtcagaagaggagaagaagtcCGGTTATGTGTGGCGGCAGCTGATGGCCGGAGCCATGGCTGGATCTGTGTCTCGGACTGGAACTGCCCCCTTAGACCGACTCAAAGTGTTCAGACAG GTCCACGGATCCACTGACTTTAAAGGGAATGTGCTGAGTGGTTTTCAGTACATGTTAAAAGAAGGAGGAGTGTGGTCATTATGGAGGGGCAATGgaattaatgttttaaaaatagcACCTGAAACTGCCATCAAGTTCACAGCTTATGAACAG ATCAAAAATGTGATGCGTGGAGGTGATGAAAGCAGAAATCTGAGGATTCATGAGAGGTTTGTCGCTGGCTCTTTGGCTGGTGCAACAGCTCAGACAGCCATCTATCCTATGGAG GTGCTGAAGACTCGCCTCACACTAAGAAAAACCGGTCAGTTCTCAGGGATTGCAGACTGTGCCAAACAGATCCTACAGAGGGAAGGAGTAACAGCCTTCTACAAAGGCTATGTACCCAACCTGTTGAGCATTGTCCCATATGCTGGCATTGACCTGGCTGTGTATGAG ACTCTGAAGTTTGCCTGGCTGAACAGGAACAGAGGTTTAGCTGACCCGGGGGTAATGGTGCTGGTCGGATGTGGTGCTGTCTCTAGTACTTGTGGACAGCTTGCAAGCTACCCATTGGCGCTGATCCGCACCCGAATGCAGGCACAAG CGTCTGTGAAAGGAACCCCTAAACTCTCCATGTTGGCCCTGATTCACAACATTGTGACCAAGGAGGGTGTTGCTGGACTTTATCGAGGAATTTCCCCCAACTTGCTGAAAGTCATCCCCGCTGTGAGTGTGTCCTACGTTGTCTACGAGTACACGAGGATACTCCTGGGAGTGGACATTGAGG gcGGAATATAG
- the khsrp gene encoding far upstream element-binding protein 2 isoform X1, translating to MSDYGALPSNGVGAGMKKDAFADAVQRARQIAAKIGGDGVPPVTNNGGAESYPFTAQKRSLEEADEPDAKKVASQSERDSARSIGAQLVALSQQSVRPSTMTEEYRVPDGMVGLIIGRGGEQINKIQQDSGCKVQIAHDSAGLPERSVSLTGSAEGIQRAKELIEDIVSRGHESTNGQSGSMQEMIIPAGKAGLIIGKGGETIKQLQERAGVKMILIQDGSQPPNIDKPLRIIGDPYKVQQAKEMVNEILRERDHPGFGDRNEYGTRMGGGGGGGGGGGIDIAVPRQSVGVVIGRNGEMIKKIQSDAGVKIQFQPDDGTGPDKIAHIMGPPDQCQHAASIITDLLQSIRAREEGGQGGPPGAGGMPPGGRGRGRDWGPPGGEMTFSIPAHKCGLVIGRGGENVKSINQQTGAFVEISREPPPNGDPNFKLFTIRGSPQQIDHAKQLIEEKIEAPLCPVGGGPGPGGPGGPMGPYNHNPYNAGPPGGAPHGAVPGGPQYCPQGWGNAYQQWQAPGPHDPSKAADPNAAWAAYYAQYYGQQSGGAMPGQTPGAGAAAGDQSQAAQTAGGQPDYTKAWEEYYKKMGMTQPAGGASAAPGTAAAATAAATSAAAAGGQQDYSAAWAEYYRQQAAYYGQAGQAPGQAAAPQQGQQAQ from the exons ATGTCCGATTACGGCGCTCTGCCATCTAACGGAGTCGGCGCTGGGATGAAAAAGGACGCTTTCGCTGATGCAGTACAACGAGCCAGACAA ATTGCAGCTAAGATTGGTGGCGATGGTGTGCCTCCAGTGACCAACAATGGTGGAGCCGAGAGTTATCcattcacagcacagaaacgATCTCTGGAAGAAGCAG ATGAACCTGATGCCAAGAAAGTAGCATCACAGAGTGAAAGAGATTCTGCAAGAT CTATTGGAGCTCAGCTGGTTGCTCTGTCCCAACAAAG TGTTAGGCCATCCACAATGACAGAAGAGTACAGGGTGCCTGATGGCATGGTCGGCCTCA TCATCGGCCGAGGAGGTGAACAgattaataaaatacaacaggaTTCTGGGTGCAAGGTCCAAATTGCACATG ACAGTGCTGGTCTTCCAGAAAGAAGTGTTTCTCTGACAGGGTCTGCAGAGGGCATTCA gagAGCCAAGGAACTTATAGAAGACATAGTGTCCAGGGGTCACGAGTCCACCAATGGTCAGTCTGGTTCCATGCAAGAGATGATCATCCCTGCAGGCAAGGCCGGCCTTATTATCGGCAAAGGAGGAGAGACCATCAAACAGTTACAG GAGCGAGCTGGCGTTAAAATGATTCTTATTCAAGATGGGTCCCAACCCCCCAACATAGATAAACCCCTACGCATCATAGGAGACCCCTACAAAGTGCAG CAAGCAAAGGAGATGGTTAATGAGATTTTACGAGAAAGGGATCACCCTGGTTTTGGTGATAGGAACGAATACGGAACAAGGatgggaggaggtggtggtggcggcggcggtggcggcATAGAC ATAGCTGTGCCCCGACAGTCTGTGGGTGTTGTGATTGGTCGTAATGGAGAGATGATCAAGAAGATCCAGAGTGATGCTGGAGTAAAGATACAGTTTCAACCAG ATGATGGAACGGGGCCTGACAAAATTGCTCATATTATGGGTCCCCCAGACCAGTGTCAGCATGCTGCCTCAATCATTACTGACTTGCTACAGAGCATCCGTGCCCGAGAGGAGGGTGGGCAAGGG GGCCCTCCAGGAGCTGGTGGGATGCCACCTGGTGGTCGAGGGCGGGGTAGAGATTGGGGTCCTCCAGGAGGAGAGATGACCTTCTCCATTCCTGCCCATAAATGCGGGCTTGTCattggcagaggaggagaaaatgtcAAGTCCATCAACCAACAAACTGGTGCGTTTGTGGAGATATCTCGTGAACCTCCGCCGAATGGTGACCCAAACTTCAAACTTTTCACCATACGAGGGTCACCTCAACAGATCGATCACGCAAAGCAGCTTATAGAAGAGAAGATTGAG gctcCATTGTGTCCTGTGGGTGGTGGTCCTGGTCCAGGAGGCCCAGGTGGACCCATGGGTCCCTATAATCATAACCCATATAATGCAGGGCCTCCTGGTGGCGCTCCCCA TGGAGCTGTACCTGGCGGTCCCCAGTACTGTCCTCAGGGTTGGGGAAATGCTTACCAGCAGTGGCAAGCCCCAGGTCCACATGACCCAA GTAAGGCAGCAGATCCAAATGCAGCATGGGCGGCCTACTATGCACAATACTATGGCCAGCAATCAGGGGGTGCCATGCCAGGGCAGACCCCAGGAGCTGGTGCTGCAGCAGGAGACCAGAGCCAGGCAGCACAGACTGCTGGAGGTCAGCCAGACTACACCAAGGCTTGGGAGGAGTACTATAAGAAGATGGGCATGA CTCAGCCAGCCGGAGGGGCATCAGCTGCTccaggaacagcagcagcagcaacagcagcagccacctcagcagctgcagctggtggtCAGCAGGACTACAGTGCAGCCTGGGCCGAATACTACAGACAGCAGGCTGCCTACTATGGACAAGCAGGGCAGGCTCCTGGACAGGCAGCTGCTCCACAGCAGGGACAACAG gcacAATAA
- the khsrp gene encoding far upstream element-binding protein 2 isoform X2 has protein sequence MSDYGALPSNGVGAGMKKDAFADAVQRARQIAAKIGGDGVPPVTNNGGAESYPFTAQKRSLEEADEPDAKKVASQSERDSARSIGAQLVALSQQSVRPSTMTEEYRVPDGMVGLIIGRGGEQINKIQQDSGCKVQIAHDSAGLPERSVSLTGSAEGIQRAKELIEDIVSRGHESTNGQSGSMQEMIIPAGKAGLIIGKGGETIKQLQERAGVKMILIQDGSQPPNIDKPLRIIGDPYKVQQAKEMVNEILRERDHPGFGDRNEYGTRMGGGGGGGGGGGIDIAVPRQSVGVVIGRNGEMIKKIQSDAGVKIQFQPDDGTGPDKIAHIMGPPDQCQHAASIITDLLQSIRAREEGGQGGPPGAGGMPPGGRGRGRDWGPPGGEMTFSIPAHKCGLVIGRGGENVKSINQQTGAFVEISREPPPNGDPNFKLFTIRGSPQQIDHAKQLIEEKIEAPLCPVGGGPGGAPHGAVPGGPQYCPQGWGNAYQQWQAPGPHDPSKAADPNAAWAAYYAQYYGQQSGGAMPGQTPGAGAAAGDQSQAAQTAGGQPDYTKAWEEYYKKMGMTQPAGGASAAPGTAAAATAAATSAAAAGGQQDYSAAWAEYYRQQAAYYGQAGQAPGQAAAPQQGQQAQ, from the exons ATGTCCGATTACGGCGCTCTGCCATCTAACGGAGTCGGCGCTGGGATGAAAAAGGACGCTTTCGCTGATGCAGTACAACGAGCCAGACAA ATTGCAGCTAAGATTGGTGGCGATGGTGTGCCTCCAGTGACCAACAATGGTGGAGCCGAGAGTTATCcattcacagcacagaaacgATCTCTGGAAGAAGCAG ATGAACCTGATGCCAAGAAAGTAGCATCACAGAGTGAAAGAGATTCTGCAAGAT CTATTGGAGCTCAGCTGGTTGCTCTGTCCCAACAAAG TGTTAGGCCATCCACAATGACAGAAGAGTACAGGGTGCCTGATGGCATGGTCGGCCTCA TCATCGGCCGAGGAGGTGAACAgattaataaaatacaacaggaTTCTGGGTGCAAGGTCCAAATTGCACATG ACAGTGCTGGTCTTCCAGAAAGAAGTGTTTCTCTGACAGGGTCTGCAGAGGGCATTCA gagAGCCAAGGAACTTATAGAAGACATAGTGTCCAGGGGTCACGAGTCCACCAATGGTCAGTCTGGTTCCATGCAAGAGATGATCATCCCTGCAGGCAAGGCCGGCCTTATTATCGGCAAAGGAGGAGAGACCATCAAACAGTTACAG GAGCGAGCTGGCGTTAAAATGATTCTTATTCAAGATGGGTCCCAACCCCCCAACATAGATAAACCCCTACGCATCATAGGAGACCCCTACAAAGTGCAG CAAGCAAAGGAGATGGTTAATGAGATTTTACGAGAAAGGGATCACCCTGGTTTTGGTGATAGGAACGAATACGGAACAAGGatgggaggaggtggtggtggcggcggcggtggcggcATAGAC ATAGCTGTGCCCCGACAGTCTGTGGGTGTTGTGATTGGTCGTAATGGAGAGATGATCAAGAAGATCCAGAGTGATGCTGGAGTAAAGATACAGTTTCAACCAG ATGATGGAACGGGGCCTGACAAAATTGCTCATATTATGGGTCCCCCAGACCAGTGTCAGCATGCTGCCTCAATCATTACTGACTTGCTACAGAGCATCCGTGCCCGAGAGGAGGGTGGGCAAGGG GGCCCTCCAGGAGCTGGTGGGATGCCACCTGGTGGTCGAGGGCGGGGTAGAGATTGGGGTCCTCCAGGAGGAGAGATGACCTTCTCCATTCCTGCCCATAAATGCGGGCTTGTCattggcagaggaggagaaaatgtcAAGTCCATCAACCAACAAACTGGTGCGTTTGTGGAGATATCTCGTGAACCTCCGCCGAATGGTGACCCAAACTTCAAACTTTTCACCATACGAGGGTCACCTCAACAGATCGATCACGCAAAGCAGCTTATAGAAGAGAAGATTGAG gctcCATTGTGTCCTGTGGGTGGTGGTCCTG GTGGCGCTCCCCA TGGAGCTGTACCTGGCGGTCCCCAGTACTGTCCTCAGGGTTGGGGAAATGCTTACCAGCAGTGGCAAGCCCCAGGTCCACATGACCCAA GTAAGGCAGCAGATCCAAATGCAGCATGGGCGGCCTACTATGCACAATACTATGGCCAGCAATCAGGGGGTGCCATGCCAGGGCAGACCCCAGGAGCTGGTGCTGCAGCAGGAGACCAGAGCCAGGCAGCACAGACTGCTGGAGGTCAGCCAGACTACACCAAGGCTTGGGAGGAGTACTATAAGAAGATGGGCATGA CTCAGCCAGCCGGAGGGGCATCAGCTGCTccaggaacagcagcagcagcaacagcagcagccacctcagcagctgcagctggtggtCAGCAGGACTACAGTGCAGCCTGGGCCGAATACTACAGACAGCAGGCTGCCTACTATGGACAAGCAGGGCAGGCTCCTGGACAGGCAGCTGCTCCACAGCAGGGACAACAG gcacAATAA